A single Phragmites australis chromosome 4, lpPhrAust1.1, whole genome shotgun sequence DNA region contains:
- the LOC133914520 gene encoding subtilisin-like protease SBT1.2 translates to MSAKLFVCRFLFSSSFLLPVLGAAETLQSYIVQLHPHEGDSEQMFASRLHRHISFLEKSVPWEQEEEPSSRLLYSYHTVFDGFAAQLADDEATVLRALPGVASVRADLRMELHTTYSYKFLGLDFCPTGAWARSGYGHGTIIGVLDTGVWPENPSFDDRGMPPVPVRWSGVCQGGEHFNVTNCNRKLIGARFYSKGHRANYPTNPTEAVSLMEYVSPRDAHGHGTHTASTAAGSTVAGASVLGAGAGEARGVAPGAHVAAYKVCWFNGCFSSDILAGMDDAVRDGVDVLSLSLGGFPIPLFEDSIAIGSFRATARGVSVVCAAGNNGPAPSSVANEAPWVLTVGAATLDRRFPAYVRLGNGRVVYGESMYPGKIDLKKGGKELELVYAVGGTREAEYCIKGSLDAAAVAGKMVVCDRGITGRADKGEAVKEAGGAAMVLVNSEINRQEDSIDVHVLPATLIGYREAVELKKYISSARRPVAKILFGGTRIGRARAPAVALFSARGPSLTNPSVLKPDAIAPGVNIIAAWPGNLGPSGLEGDARRSNFTVLSGTSMACPHVSGIAALVRSAHPSWSPAMIRSAIMTTADITDRQGKPIMDGDGGRADVFAMGAGHVNPARAVDPGLVYDIEPADYVTHLCTLGYTHMEIFKITHTGVNCSAVLRQNRGFSLNYPSFAVAFKNDSMSAVLQRTVTNVGTPNSTYTVQVAAPPGVKVRVAPTTLAFVEFGEKRSFRLTVSALSPPAAKDSAEGYLVWKQSEGQGKHVVRSPIAVTWVV, encoded by the coding sequence ATGAGCGCCAAGCTGTTCGTTTGCCGCTTcttgttctcctcctccttcttgctTCCAGTTCTTGGCGCTGCAGAGACTCTGCAGAGCtacatcgtgcagctgcatcCGCATGAGGGTGACAGCGAGCAAATGTTCGCCTCCAGGCTCCACCGGCACATCTCCTTCCTTGAGAAATCTGTGCCCtgggagcaggaggaggagccctCCTCGCGCCTTCTGTACTCCTACCACACCGTGTTCGACGGCTTCGCGGCGCAGCTCGCGGACGACGAGGCCACCGTGCTGCGGGCGTTACCGGGCGTCGCGTCTGTGCGCGCCGACCTCCGGATGGAGCTGCACACGACTTATTCGTACAAGTTCCTGGGGCTCGACTTCTGCCCAACCGGCGCGTGGGCGCGGTCGGGGTACGGCCACGGCACGATCATCGGCGTGCTCGATACCGGCGTGTGGCCGGAGAACCCAAGCTTCGATGACCGCGGGATGCCACCGGTGCCAGTGCGGTGGAGCGGCGTGTGTCAGGGAGGGGAGCATTTCAACGTCACCAACTGCAACCGGAAGCTCATCGGCGCGCGGTTCTACTCCAAGGGCCACCGCGCCAACTACCCGACGAACCCGACGGAGGCGGTGTCGCTTATGGAGTACGTGTCGCCGCGGGACGCGCACGGGCACGGGACGCACACGGCGTCGACAGCGGCGGGCTCGACCGTGGCCGGGGCAAGCGTCTTGGGCGCTGGAGCAGGGGAGGCGCGCGGCGTGGCTCCTGGGGCGCACGTCGCGGCCTACAAGGTGTGTTGGTTCAATGGGTGCTTCAGCTCCGACATCCTCGCCGGGATGGACGACGCGGTGCGCGATGGCGTCGATGTGCTGTCCCTCTCACTTGGCGGTTTCCCCATACCGCTCTTCGAGGACAGCATCGCCATCGGCAGCTTCCGTGCTACGGCGCGTGGCGTCTCCGTCGTGTGCGCCGCCGGGAACAATGGGCCAGCGCCAAGCTCCGTGGCGAACGAGGCGCCATGGGTGCTAACCGTCGGCGCCGCCACCCTGGACCGCCGCTTCCCAGCCTATGTCAGGCTCGGCAACGGCCGGGTCGTGTACGGCGAGTCCATGTACCCCGGGAAAATCGATTTGAAAAAAGGCGGGAAGGAGCTCGAGCTTGTGTACGCCGTCGGTGGGACTCGGGAAGCGGAGTACTGCATCAAAGGGTCCCTGGACGCGGCCGCCGTCGCTGGAAAGATGGTAGTATGCGACCGCGGCATCACTGGCCGCGCCGACAAAGGCGAGGCGGTCAAAGAAGCAGGCGGCGCTGCCATGGTTCTTGTGAATTCCGAGATAAACCGGCAGGAGGACTCCATCGACGTGCACGTCCTGCCCGCGACGCTCATCGGCTACCGGGAGGCCGTGGAGCTCAAGAAGTACATCAGCTCGGCGCGGCGGCCGGTGGCGAAGATATTATTCGGCGGCACAAGGATCGGGCGAGCACGCGCGCCGGCGGTGGCGCTGTTCTCCGCGCGCGGGCCGAGCCTGACGAACCCGTCGGTGCTCAAGCCCGACGCGATCGCCCCGGGGGTGAACATCATCGCCGCATGGCCCGGGAACCTCGGTCCGTCGGGGCTCGAGGGCGACGCCCGCCGGTCCAACTTCACCGTGCTGTCAGGGACATCGATGGCGTGCCCCCACGTCAGCGGCATCGCGGCGCTCGTCCGGTCGGCGCACCCGTCCTGGAGCCCCGCAATGATACGGTCCGCGATCATGACGACGGCCGACATAACCGACCGGCAGGGCAAGCCGATCatggacggcgacggcggcagggCCGACGTGTTCGCCATGGGCGCCGGGCACGTCAACCCGGCGCGAGCCGTCGACCCGGGGCTCGTCTACGACATCGAGCCCGCCGACTACGTCACACACCTGTGCACGCTCGGGTACACGCACATGGAGATCTTCAAGATCACGCACACCGGCGTCAACTGCAGCGCGGTGCTTCGCCAAAACAGGGGCTTCAGCCTCAACTACCCCTCGTTCGCAGTGGCATTCAAGAACGACTCCATGTCGGCAGTGCTCCAGAGGACAGTGACCAACGTCGGCACGCCAAATTCGACATACACCGTGCAGGTTGCCGCGCCACCGGGAGTCAAGGTCAGGGTGGCGCCCACGACGCTGGCGTTCGTGGAGTTCGGCGAGAAGAGGAGCTTCCGGCTGACGGTCTCCGCACTGTCGCCGCCAGCAGCGAAGGACAGCGCGGAAGGGTACTTGGTGTGGAAACAGAGCGAGGGGCAAGGGAAGCACGTCGTGAGGAGCCCCATTGCCGTGACCTGGGTGGTGTAG